In one Vagococcus entomophilus genomic region, the following are encoded:
- a CDS encoding CPBP family glutamic-type intramembrane protease, with protein sequence MVAFKLWALPLYVLFYNLCLFNRLNKIYYTDFFVLELLNDLLFLFLPILFFSGSKRPQPPQPDARTPLDRTALFLSSLFGISFILTIHFGKTIYFLTHYSFDDLLKYQETLTVALQLLVSAEIFAPLFEEFSRKRLFSQVENRYPKHCLLLMTLNFTGMHLFVILYYPSTIIFYLPISLFLNWHYLHHRSLSFNIFLHLICNLTACCIDYYYFFIPQQLYLTIFLVALVSSVILLPFMIRKRKVA encoded by the coding sequence ATGGTTGCTTTTAAATTATGGGCCTTACCCTTATATGTCCTTTTCTATAATTTGTGTCTTTTTAACCGACTGAATAAAATTTACTATACAGATTTTTTTGTACTCGAGCTTTTGAATGACTTACTCTTTTTATTTTTACCCATTTTATTTTTTTCTGGTTCTAAACGCCCTCAACCTCCCCAACCAGATGCACGTACACCGCTTGATAGGACTGCCCTCTTCTTAAGCAGCCTTTTTGGTATCAGTTTTATTTTGACGATCCATTTTGGTAAAACCATCTACTTTTTAACTCACTATTCTTTTGATGATCTGTTAAAATATCAGGAAACTTTGACGGTTGCTCTTCAGTTACTTGTCTCTGCCGAAATTTTTGCGCCCCTCTTTGAAGAATTCTCTAGAAAACGCTTATTTTCTCAAGTTGAAAACCGTTATCCAAAACATTGCTTACTCCTCATGACTTTAAACTTTACTGGTATGCATCTATTTGTTATCTTATATTATCCTAGTACAATCATATTCTATCTCCCTATCTCACTCTTTTTAAACTGGCATTATTTGCATCATCGAAGCCTTTCATTCAACATCTTTTTACATTTAATTTGTAATTTAACAGCCTGCTGCATCGACTACTATTATTTTTTTATTCCACAACAGTTGTATCTCACAATTTTTTTAGTTGCTTTGGTTAGTTCTGTTATCTTACTTCCTTTCATGATACGAAAAAGAAAAGTGGCTTAA
- a CDS encoding extracellular solute-binding protein, translating into MGKMRKFLIGFVVLSSALLVTGCGGGKETKNAKGDLIVTIGRQTIQNSKLPKGDTYENNAYTKLVEKKLGVELKSTFEANGEDYDRQVSLAIASGDMPDLMVVNSYDELKELVDNDLIEDLTNYYDKNASKNIKEIYESYDSIPLKEATFDDKLMAIPGTSVDDGPGLVWIRKDWLDKLGIKLDADGNGAITLEELKATAKTFVDKNPDNVAKPVGLALNYWLAATGYGNSTFTSSTIMHSFGAFPRYYLADKSGKVYYGSTTNETKKALTYLKSWYDEGLLDPQFGTRTFDDITAMLINGETGIAPGPWHLPGWNLSQVKESNPEADFVPYAIENQNGDGKINATSDKGAGSFIVVKKGFAHPELALKIVNLIYDKVPNSDNIQKEYPDLYKYSQLDVDGTARPFNVEIYDANSGIEDSVQIADAVDGKININDLTKPTDKTLAQSIKKVVDNPKDPDINDWNKYITTYVARAKTMAIPRELGILNEIVPPKFHGIKALEKNGAQLTKLEEETFIKFVTGEESLANFDQFIANWKKQGGSDVLKEMQKVQDSSDK; encoded by the coding sequence ATGGGGAAAATGCGCAAGTTTTTGATTGGATTCGTAGTGCTGAGTAGTGCCTTGTTAGTAACTGGATGTGGTGGAGGAAAAGAAACAAAAAATGCAAAGGGAGATTTAATTGTAACGATTGGCCGACAAACGATTCAAAATTCAAAATTACCAAAAGGCGATACTTATGAAAATAATGCCTATACCAAATTAGTGGAGAAAAAATTAGGTGTTGAGCTGAAAAGCACATTTGAAGCGAATGGGGAAGATTATGATCGGCAGGTTTCTCTGGCGATTGCCTCTGGTGATATGCCTGATTTGATGGTGGTGAACAGTTACGATGAATTAAAAGAGTTAGTTGATAACGATCTAATAGAAGATCTTACAAACTATTATGATAAAAATGCTAGTAAAAATATCAAAGAAATCTATGAATCATATGATTCGATTCCATTAAAAGAAGCAACGTTTGATGATAAGCTGATGGCGATTCCAGGGACATCTGTGGATGACGGTCCGGGTCTTGTTTGGATCCGTAAAGATTGGTTAGACAAGTTAGGCATTAAGTTAGATGCGGATGGGAACGGAGCGATTACGTTAGAGGAATTAAAAGCAACAGCCAAGACTTTTGTGGATAAAAACCCCGACAATGTAGCAAAACCAGTAGGATTGGCCTTAAACTACTGGTTAGCTGCCACCGGATACGGAAATTCAACTTTTACAAGTTCGACTATTATGCATTCATTTGGTGCATTTCCTAGATACTATTTAGCTGATAAATCTGGAAAAGTATACTACGGATCGACTACTAATGAGACTAAAAAAGCCTTAACCTATTTAAAGTCTTGGTATGATGAAGGGTTGTTGGATCCTCAGTTTGGGACACGTACATTTGATGACATCACCGCTATGCTGATCAACGGGGAGACAGGAATAGCACCTGGACCGTGGCATTTACCAGGCTGGAATTTATCTCAAGTAAAAGAAAGTAATCCAGAAGCAGACTTTGTTCCTTATGCTATTGAAAATCAAAATGGAGATGGGAAAATAAATGCTACTTCTGATAAAGGGGCTGGAAGCTTTATCGTAGTTAAAAAAGGATTTGCGCATCCTGAGTTAGCTCTGAAAATCGTTAATTTAATTTATGACAAAGTCCCCAACTCTGACAATATTCAAAAAGAGTATCCAGACTTATACAAATACAGTCAGTTGGATGTAGACGGAACCGCACGTCCTTTTAATGTCGAAATATATGATGCGAATAGTGGTATTGAAGATTCGGTACAAATTGCGGATGCAGTCGACGGGAAAATTAATATAAATGATTTAACGAAACCAACGGACAAAACATTAGCACAAAGCATTAAAAAAGTTGTCGACAATCCCAAAGATCCAGATATCAATGATTGGAACAAATACATCACAACTTATGTCGCTAGGGCTAAAACGATGGCAATTCCTCGCGAATTAGGTATTTTAAATGAAATTGTCCCGCCAAAGTTTCATGGAATCAAAGCTTTAGAAAAAAATGGTGCTCAACTAACGAAACTAGAAGAAGAAACATTTATTAAATTTGTTACGGGAGAAGAATCATTAGCGAACTTTGATCAGTTTATTGC
- a CDS encoding AAA family ATPase, with the protein MMKRTYRVGKGFGKKNFDQAINMAGNGDVIMLDPGTYSFMAGYTLKHSISIIGTSEDPRDVKLQSVFTLRNGQSLTLKNLVLTTNNSNGINLKERTHLEAEKVVFQGELTGEYPVVWVENSTASFINCEIEYSHNSGAVYAVDASNLTFNGCIIDSVHVNDSNLVICNSQIVTILSSKRSTVQGQEYLEVLENQVDTVSILLQEGTRSEFDLLAIPQGLVHLKVLDSILNVTALELPDQQKLNLLINQKGQTTLDDSQVEVYNLDEEGKIVEQHSAQVVTEKAQEEIVEAEDTDYFNEWLDEELPGQLEEAEEISDPQAATALQKLNELNGLEKVKQQALKFIKMVQFNQQREAQGLKANAITLHSLFLGNPGTGKTTVARLLGEILADEGVIRERKFVEVDRTDLVDEIIGGTAKRTMEKLVQATGGVLFIDEAYSLFSEGQNDFGREAVDTILKYIEDHREDIMVIFAGYTDKMQNFINMNPGLRSRVPNVFVFEDYTPTEIAEIGYHHLLENDYSVAEQRYKELVSYRYGHSMDASNARWVRNFNDELISIMADRVLETNSQDTMTITSEDLDQLTGGNLDEKQARITEQIEKLNQLVGLETIKVEVKNLIKEAQANRELLKVSPHMIKPAYHMVFEGNPGTGKTSVAEIIAKLFYNLDILPTPNVKVVERSNLVGSYVGHTEKNTKMVIEEAMGGVLFVDEAYQLTLENSGNDFGKQAVETLLTALENYRDKFVVIFAGYTNEMEHFLNANPGLRSRVQKRIIFPDYTPDEIAQIVRNILKRNWQFDEQRLQTLVSDLYQKVPANERANGRWARNFSEALEKQQKIYIVDKHIKGAEICQIQNELIEEVVEHFL; encoded by the coding sequence ATGATGAAAAGGACCTATCGTGTGGGAAAAGGATTTGGAAAAAAAAACTTTGATCAGGCTATCAATATGGCAGGAAATGGCGATGTTATTATGCTTGATCCTGGAACGTATAGTTTTATGGCGGGCTATACCTTGAAGCATTCTATAAGTATCATTGGAACAAGCGAAGACCCTAGAGATGTCAAGCTTCAAAGTGTGTTTACTTTGAGGAATGGACAATCTTTGACATTAAAAAACCTTGTCTTAACCACAAATAACAGCAATGGAATTAATCTGAAAGAAAGAACGCACTTAGAAGCTGAAAAAGTGGTTTTTCAGGGAGAACTCACAGGAGAGTACCCAGTAGTCTGGGTAGAAAATTCAACCGCATCGTTCATCAATTGTGAGATTGAATATAGCCACAACTCCGGAGCAGTCTATGCTGTAGACGCCTCAAATCTTACATTCAATGGGTGTATCATTGATTCTGTTCATGTCAATGACTCCAATCTGGTCATCTGTAATTCCCAGATAGTGACGATTTTAAGCTCCAAAAGATCTACCGTACAAGGACAAGAGTATCTTGAAGTGTTGGAAAATCAAGTAGATACGGTGTCGATACTTTTACAAGAAGGGACCAGAAGCGAGTTTGACTTACTTGCGATTCCTCAGGGATTGGTGCATCTGAAAGTGCTGGATAGCATCTTAAATGTTACAGCACTGGAACTACCGGATCAGCAAAAACTTAATTTATTAATCAATCAAAAGGGACAAACAACATTAGATGATAGCCAAGTAGAGGTTTATAACTTAGATGAAGAGGGAAAAATCGTGGAACAACACTCGGCTCAAGTGGTGACAGAAAAAGCCCAAGAAGAAATAGTAGAAGCTGAGGATACAGATTATTTTAATGAATGGCTCGATGAGGAGCTTCCCGGTCAATTGGAAGAAGCAGAAGAAATCTCTGATCCACAAGCCGCAACAGCTCTACAAAAATTAAATGAGTTAAATGGATTAGAAAAAGTGAAACAGCAAGCACTAAAATTTATCAAAATGGTTCAGTTCAATCAACAACGTGAAGCGCAAGGCTTAAAAGCCAATGCCATTACGCTACATTCGCTATTCTTAGGAAATCCTGGGACAGGGAAAACAACTGTAGCTCGACTCTTAGGCGAGATATTGGCCGATGAAGGGGTCATTCGAGAACGTAAATTTGTTGAAGTCGATCGAACTGATTTGGTAGATGAGATCATCGGTGGAACTGCCAAACGGACAATGGAAAAACTGGTGCAAGCAACAGGTGGTGTTTTGTTTATTGATGAGGCTTATTCGCTATTTAGTGAGGGACAAAACGATTTTGGGCGTGAAGCAGTTGATACCATCTTGAAATACATAGAGGATCATCGTGAGGATATTATGGTAATTTTTGCCGGATATACCGATAAAATGCAAAATTTTATTAATATGAACCCAGGCTTACGCTCTAGAGTACCCAATGTTTTTGTTTTTGAAGACTACACGCCTACGGAAATTGCAGAAATTGGCTACCATCATTTACTTGAAAATGATTATTCAGTAGCTGAACAACGCTACAAAGAATTGGTAAGTTACCGTTATGGTCACTCTATGGACGCTAGTAATGCAAGATGGGTGCGCAACTTTAATGATGAACTCATTTCGATTATGGCTGATCGCGTTTTGGAAACAAATTCACAGGATACAATGACGATCACCTCAGAAGATTTGGACCAACTTACTGGGGGGAATCTAGATGAAAAACAAGCTAGAATTACCGAACAAATCGAAAAGCTCAATCAGCTAGTTGGACTAGAGACAATTAAAGTAGAAGTGAAAAATTTAATAAAGGAAGCACAAGCCAATCGTGAATTATTGAAAGTAAGCCCTCACATGATAAAACCTGCCTATCATATGGTGTTTGAAGGGAATCCTGGAACGGGAAAAACAAGTGTCGCAGAAATAATTGCAAAATTATTTTATAACTTGGATATTTTGCCCACACCAAACGTAAAAGTAGTCGAACGCTCAAACTTAGTCGGAAGTTATGTGGGACATACTGAAAAAAATACAAAAATGGTGATTGAAGAAGCAATGGGCGGTGTTTTGTTTGTAGACGAAGCCTATCAGCTGACCCTAGAAAACTCGGGGAATGACTTTGGAAAACAAGCAGTGGAGACACTGTTGACTGCGTTAGAAAATTACCGAGATAAATTTGTCGTAATTTTTGCTGGTTACACGAATGAGATGGAGCATTTTTTAAATGCCAATCCAGGCTTGCGTTCCCGAGTTCAAAAACGCATTATCTTTCCAGATTATACGCCAGACGAAATCGCGCAAATTGTGCGCAATATTTTAAAGAGAAATTGGCAGTTTGACGAACAAAGATTACAAACCTTAGTTTCTGATTTGTATCAAAAAGTTCCAGCAAACGAACGAGCAAATGGACGCTGGGCTCGGAATTTTTCTGAAGCACTAGAAAAACAACAAAAAATTTATATTGTAGACAAGCACATAAAAGGTGCAGAAATTTGTCAGATTCAAAATGAATTGATTGAAGAAGTTGTGGAGCATTTTTTATAA
- a CDS encoding LMxysn_1693 family intestinal colonization protein has translation MKKFFSSLLLLFFGLLLFGTKNMSASQLQEKPTLIPHSYFEDNENYYILTPSPKKARTWSKTQGYTITNTKRTYLGRFKNGHSITIKIPLPFPGLKPIVIYKYSKSGFFKEYRQSITIRVTVKVYRKIDNRYLKTTTYTSHTSYIDKIPD, from the coding sequence ATGAAAAAATTTTTTTCTAGCTTGCTGCTATTGTTTTTTGGATTACTTTTATTTGGAACAAAAAATATGTCCGCATCCCAACTGCAAGAAAAACCAACTCTAATACCTCATTCCTATTTTGAAGACAATGAGAATTATTATATTCTCACACCTAGTCCTAAAAAAGCCCGTACATGGTCAAAAACTCAAGGTTACACTATCACGAATACGAAAAGAACTTATTTAGGCCGTTTTAAAAATGGACACTCTATCACAATCAAAATTCCGCTCCCATTCCCCGGACTCAAACCAATCGTAATTTATAAATATTCAAAAAGTGGTTTTTTTAAAGAGTATCGGCAATCTATTACTATCCGAGTTACTGTTAAGGTTTATCGAAAAATTGATAATCGATACTTAAAGACCACCACTTACACCTCTCATACTTCTTACATTGATAAAATTCCAGACTAA
- a CDS encoding winged helix-turn-helix transcriptional regulator, translating to MEKKRPFDCGVTRSMEVIGGKWKINILWAISRGEPIRFNQLKRAVQGITNVMLTRSLKELIAYNLVKKKDFNTIPPHVEYSLTEKGASLVPILRTLDQWGKKNL from the coding sequence ATGGAAAAAAAGAGACCGTTTGATTGCGGCGTGACGCGCTCAATGGAGGTCATTGGCGGAAAATGGAAGATTAATATCCTGTGGGCAATCTCGAGGGGAGAGCCCATTCGTTTTAACCAATTAAAAAGAGCTGTTCAAGGGATTACAAACGTCATGCTAACGCGCTCATTGAAAGAATTAATCGCGTACAATTTGGTTAAAAAGAAAGATTTTAATACGATTCCACCCCATGTTGAGTACTCCTTAACCGAAAAAGGAGCTTCACTAGTGCCAATTCTACGGACTTTAGACCAGTGGGGAAAGAAGAATTTGTAG
- a CDS encoding nitroreductase family protein: protein MNDLQFLNARTSIRDYDAEYVISDRELYLILQSARNAPSSNNFQPWKVFVIKNKKKQAVLKKFSANQKQVLDASAVFLIFGNQSLYDIEDLIQYEQRVRHLSAAQVEARKKRIQLYFDMHPEDRKKEGLKLDCGLFSMNLMHVIRAFGYDSVPMRGVDFEKVQEYFAISKELIPILMLPVGKSIKKGHPHIRKGIHQFAEIIH, encoded by the coding sequence ATGAATGATTTGCAATTTTTAAACGCTAGGACTTCCATACGAGACTATGATGCGGAGTATGTGATCTCAGATAGAGAGCTTTACTTGATTTTACAAAGTGCTAGAAATGCGCCATCCAGCAATAATTTTCAACCTTGGAAAGTATTTGTTATTAAAAATAAAAAAAAACAAGCAGTACTCAAAAAATTTTCTGCTAACCAAAAACAAGTACTGGATGCCTCTGCCGTTTTTCTTATTTTTGGCAATCAATCTCTGTACGATATCGAAGATCTCATCCAGTATGAGCAAAGAGTGCGCCACCTTTCTGCCGCACAAGTTGAGGCTAGAAAAAAAAGAATACAACTCTATTTTGATATGCACCCAGAAGATAGAAAAAAAGAAGGCCTCAAACTGGACTGTGGCTTATTTTCGATGAACTTAATGCATGTGATTCGTGCATTTGGTTACGATTCTGTCCCTATGAGAGGGGTCGATTTTGAAAAAGTGCAAGAGTACTTTGCAATTTCTAAAGAACTCATTCCCATACTCATGCTACCAGTCGGAAAATCCATAAAAAAAGGGCATCCCCATATAAGAAAAGGGATCCACCAATTTGCTGAAATTATTCATTGA